In Nitrospirota bacterium, one genomic interval encodes:
- a CDS encoding sulfurtransferase TusA family protein — MEKKNYNVDQVLDCRKMSCPVPVIKTKNVMSKMGSGEVLEMISTDPGSLKDIEAWARQTGQELLEVVHEDSQYRFYIKKVK; from the coding sequence ATGGAGAAGAAGAATTACAACGTGGATCAGGTGCTTGATTGCAGGAAGATGTCGTGTCCTGTACCGGTTATAAAGACTAAGAATGTTATGAGCAAGATGGGCAGTGGGGAAGTCCTTGAGATGATCTCCACTGACCCGGGTTCTTTAAAAGATATTGAGGCATGGGCAAGACAGACAGGACAGGAACTATTGGAAGTTGTACATGAGGACAGTCAGTACAGGTTTTATATTAAGAAGGTAAAATAA